The Puntigrus tetrazona isolate hp1 chromosome 23, ASM1883169v1, whole genome shotgun sequence genome has a segment encoding these proteins:
- the zhx3b gene encoding zinc fingers and homeoboxes protein 3, which translates to MASKRKSTVPCMIPVKALHLQDDFERGRLSPSTKDIGFSVTEEPSGKSSQSLDESSGQEAGDTHKDGGVYTCRPCTFETQDLNLFLDHVYSGHPDFRIDPCFLCVDCGISAAKFEGLALHNARVHPSTINTTLQLKKKDNRMIVEQSLCVEPCESTSSKESEISITKTPIMKMLKGKSEPKRIVVSHPATDDPPPVITKVVEKSDSPAVTVTHVPTIVHNGAASKVALPSAIQIVNGSGALPMLKTAVTQVVSVVQSRSLNQQSAPITVSSSHSSSASLSSSTKNLPKVMIPLSSIPTYNASMDNSSFLKTSFSKFPYPTKAELCYLTVVTKYPEEQIKIWFTAQRLKQGISWSPEEIEDARRKMFNTIIQAAPSNGQQQRQTHHTTTQPTITVLGTTGIPHILQGSLVGQGGVIVTQPMMANGIQVSSAPVALAVTPKPQAAAKPMMQARPAAALVADKGISMVLGTVGSSSSGNCSSSSSSNASTSSGSSSISSTSSLCSQASVISIGSSSPAKSNSNVKVSTQGTNATCIQSNSNIVKSEGKGNSEAKSNIKSKDIVSTPTTTSASTTTTDSTIPTKSDSPVSMNSRIFSTTNFLDPSFNKTKKSQEQLAALKESFLVNQFPNQEEVDRLISLTGLSVREVRKWFSDRRYHFRNLKGSRSSGGGQTVTSGSISHLDTLAAVDLSENSTPPERPKTPQQSPLSPSQTSSPPTPTRRPPRPPSPDFTAIRYKEREPHQVRALEASFAQDPDPPSEEVDRLRAETKMTRREIHGWFAERRRRVAAEKKKEEAERAEREDDDLVGEAEEHQINKEKSGNEETHEAEDSCKETQDDKEEKQKDETGTEPKVNPIKINLKMLKVTESNGKGEPEGSQLNEATKVAQSISQTTVPQTSPYRGKKTPEQLHLLKQVFARTHWPSSPQYNELITKTGLPRPEVVRWFGDCRYVLKNGQLKWLESYQTMVDEEDFQKDSISVLKEHLDKHGKLDETKLEDIVKSSGLGEESIRRWFANKTPLLLEKMNSESTGGVMTGSLSSATPTEDAPASEHADQEDVTVEQSGNSLISKDQTTKSIVEISTSTTQESD; encoded by the exons ATGGCTAGCAAAAGGAAGTCGACTGTTCCATGCATGATTCCTGTAAAAGCCTTGCATCTGCAGGATGACTTTGAACGGGGCAGACTGTCCCCTTCAACCAAGGACATTGGGTTTTCCGTTACAGAGGAACCAAGTGGAAAAAGCAGTCAAAGTTTGGATGAGTCCTCTGGGCAAGAAGCAGGTGATACACATAAAGATGGCGGTGTTTACACTTGTAGACCATGTACCTTTGAGACCCAGGACCTAAATCTTTTCCTTGATCATGTCTACAGTGGGCACCCAGATTTCCGCATTGACccttgttttctttgtgtggaTTGTGGGATTAGTGCTGCAAAATTTGAGGGCTTGGCACTGCACAATGCCCGTGTCCATCCGAGTACAATAAACACCACACTTCAGCTCAAAAAGAAAGACAATAGAATGATTGTAGAGCAGAGTCTTTGCGTGGAACCTTGTGAAAGCACTAGCTCTAAAGAATCCGAGATATCCATCACCAAGACACCAATCATGAAAATGTTGAAGGGTAAATCAGAACCCAAAAGGATTGTAGTTTCTCACCCTGCTACCGATGACCCTCCCCCCGTTATTACCAAAGTGGTGGAGAAAAGTGACTCTCCTGCAGTTACAGTTACTCATGTGCCCACTATTGTACACAATGGAGCAGCCAGCAAAGTTGCCCTGCCATCAGCTATACAGATTGTGAATGGCTCTGGGGCTTTGCCCATGCTgaagacagctgttacacaagTCGTATCTGTTGTGCAGAGCAGAAGTCTCAATCAACAATCTGCTCCAATCACTGTTTCCTCATCCCACTCATCTTCGGCATCCTTATCATCAAGTACTAAGAATCTTCCAAAAGTAATGATCCCCCTGAGCAGCATTCCTACTTACAATGCATCCATGGACAATAGCAGTTTCTTAAAAACTTCCTTTAGCAAGTTCCCTTATCCAACAAAGGCTGAGCTTTGCTATCTTACTGTAGTCACAAAGTATCCCGAGGAGCAGATTAAGATCTGGTTCACAGCACAAAGGCTGAAACAAGGAATCAGCTGGTCTCCGGAAGAAATAGAAGATGCCCGCAGAAAAATGTTCAACACAATTATTCAGGCAGCACCTTCAAATGGCCAACAGCAACGTCAGACCCACCACACCACTACTCAACCAACTATCACAGTTCTCGGCACAACTGGCATCCCTCATATCTTACAAGGTAGCCTTGTTGGACAAGGAGGGGTGATTGTCACCCAGCCAATGATGGCTAATGGAATTCAGGTTAGCAGTGCCCCAGTTGCATTAGCCGTTACGCCTAAACCGCAGGCTGCTGCAAAACCTATGATGCAGGCCAGACCCGCTGCAGCCCTGGTAGCCGATAAAGGAATCAGCATGGTTTTAGGCACTGTTGGTAGCAGCAGTAGTGGAAATTGCAgcagtagcagcagcagcaatgcTAGTACTAGCAGTGGTTCAAGCAGTATTAGTAGTACTAGCAGCTTATGTAGTCAGGCTAGTGTAATCAGTATTGGTAGCAGCAGCCCTGCTAAGTCAAACAGTAATGTTAAGGTCAGTACACAGGGTACTAATGCCACTTGCATTCAAAGCAATAGTAACATTGTGAAAAGTGAGGGTAAAGGCAATTCTGAGGCAAAAAGCAACATTAAGAGCAAGGACATTGTTTCCACTCCAACCACGACCTCGGCATCTACGACTACAACAGATAGCACCATACCAACTAAATCAGACTCTCCTGTCTCTATGAACTCTCGTATATTCTCCACCACTAACTTCCTGGACCCCAGCtttaacaaaaccaaaaagtCTCAGGAACAGCTGGCAGCCTTAAAGGAGAGCTTCCTTGTTAACCAGTTTCCTAATCAAGAGGAAGTAGACCGACTTATAAGCCTAACTGGTCTGTCTGTACGTGAGGTGCGGAAGTGGTTCAGTGACCGCCGCTACCACTTCCGGAATCTGAAGGGTTCAAGGTCAAGTGGTGGAGGTCAAACTGTTACCAGTGGTAGCATTTCCCACCTGGACACTCTTGCTGCTGTGGACCTATCCGAAAATAGTACACCCCCAGAGAGGCCCAAAACTCCCCAACAGTCACCTCTCAGCCCCTCACAGACATCATCCCCGCCAACTCCAACACGGCGTCCACCACGACCCCCATCGCCAGATTTTACAGCGATCCGGTACAAAGAGCGAGAGCCCCACCAGGTTCGCGCTTTGGAGGCCAGCTTTGCACAGGACCCAGATCCGCCTAGTGAAGAAGTTGACCGGTTAAGAGCAGAAACAAAGATGACTCGCCGTGAGATTCACGGTTGGTTTGCTGAGCGACGGAGGAGGGTAgcagcagagaaaaagaaagaggaggCTGAGAGGGCAGAAAGGGAAGATGATGATCTGGTGGGTGAGGCAGAGGAGCATCaaataaacaaggaaaaaaGTGGCAATGAGGAGACCCATGAAGCCGAAGATTCCTGCAAGGAAACACAAGATGACAAAGAGGAGAAACAGAAGGATGAGACTGGTACTGAGCCAAAAGTTAACCCTATCAAAATCAATCTCAAAATGCTGAAAGTTACTGAATCTAATGGAAAAGGTGAACCCGAGGGCAGTCAATTGAATGAGGCCACCAAGGTGGCACAATCTATCTCTCAAACGACTGTTCCTCAGACCTCCCCATACCGAGGTAAGAAGACGCCCGAACAGCTCCACCTGTTGAAGCAAGTCTTTGCACGCACCCACTGGCCAAGTAGTCCCCAGTACAATGAGCTGATAACTAAAACAGGTCTACCGCGACCAGAAGTGGTACGTTGGTTTGGAGACTGCCGCTATGTCCTGAAAAATGGTCAGCTCAAGTGGCTTGAGAGTTACCAGACCATGGTAGACGAGGAAGACTTTCAGAAAGATAGCATTAGTGTCCTCAAGGAGCACCTAGATAAACACGGAAAACTAGATGAGACTAAGTTGGAGGATATTGTTAAATCAAGTGGGTTAGGTGAGGAATCAATCCGGCGGTGGTTTGCAAATAAGACACCACTTTTATTGGAGAAAATGAACTCTGAGAGCACAGGAGGTGTGATGACTGGCTCATTATCATCCGCAACCCCAACTGAAGATGCTCCAGCTTCAGAGCATGCAGACCAAGAAGATGTAACGGTGGAACAGTCAGGAAACAGCCTAATCTCTAAAGATCAAACCACAAAGTCGATAGTTGAGATATCAACAAGTACTACACAAG AGTCTGACTGA
- the plcg1 gene encoding 1-phosphatidylinositol 4,5-bisphosphate phosphodiesterase gamma-1 isoform X1 encodes MAATAGFSSNGPVPWTLSDTEVNNLYRDLELGTVLTLFYSKKSQRPERRTFQVKLETRQIIWTRGTDKIEGEIDIREIKEIRMGQKSRDFERYVEDSTARPEQAYCFVILYGTEFRLKALSLAATSDEEMMMWVKGLNWLATDTLSSPTPLQIERWLRKQFYAVDRNREDRISCKDLKSMLCQVNYRVPNMRFLREKLPDGELRNGDVSYSHFAQLYRSLMFDAQKSMEIPLLQRLIERPEQKISLEDFQSFLIEHQKELWATDNNKVQEFMFHYLKDPLREIEQPYFHQDELLTYLFSKENTIWDSELDQVRPEDMSNPLSHYWISSSHNTYLTGDQFSSESSLEAYARCLRMGCRCIELDCWDGPEGMPVIYHGHTLTTKIKFNDVLNTIKEHAFVTSDYPIILSIEDHCSIVQQRNMATFFKKVFGEMLLTKAVDISADGLPSPNQLKRKILIKHKKLAEGSAYEEVSSSTPYSENDISNSIKNGILYLEDPINHEWYPHFFVLTSNKIYYSEETSSNQGNEDEEEHREICNGMDQHVTEKWFHGKLGAGRDGRQIAERLLSEYCLETGAPDGSFLVRESETFVGDYTLSFWRSGRVQHCRIHSRQEAGSPKFYLTDNLVFDTLFALITHYQQVPLRCNEFEMKLTEPVPQTNAHESKEWYHASLSRSQAENMLMRVPRDGAFLVRKRTEVNSFAISFRAEGKIKHCRVQQEGQTVVLGTSEFDSLVDLISYYEKHPLYRKMKLRYPINEETLEKIGTAEPDYGSLYEGRNPGFYVEANQMPTFKCTVRAMYEYKAQRDDELSFSKNAIIQNVDKQEGGWWKGDYGGKKQLWFPANYVEEISPTAVEPDRSQATENSPLGDLLRGSVDVSSCQIVVRPEGKGSRQFVFSLVPVASPRTGPVLDIAASSQEELKDWVVKIREVTMTSEAKLEEGKMMERRKKIALELSDLVIYCRPVPFDEDKIGTERACFRDMSSFPETKAEKYVNRIKGKKFLQYNRLQLSRIYPRGQRLDSSNYDPLPMWLCGSQLVALNFQTADKPMQMNQALFMLNGKSGYVLQPSIMRDDSFDPFDRHSLRAVEPITLSIEVLGARHLPKHGRGIVCPLIEIEVCGAEYDNAKQRTDSEADNGLNPTWPKKPFRFTVCNPSFAFLRFVVYEIDMFNDQNFLAQATFPINCLKTGYRSVPLKNSYSEDLELASLLVHMDIVRGRHENGEMLSPFSTAGAMAMAMQVGRERMGDTSSTSSTSSMSPLPSSPGQALGYRGREGSFEARYQSPLDDFRVSQEALLDHENRRLRRARVSADNRA; translated from the exons TTGATATTCGGGAGATTAAAGAGATCCGCATGGGTCAGAAGTCACGAGACTTTGAGCGTTATGTGGAGGACTCGACCGCCCGACCCGAACAGGCCTACTGCTTCGTCATCCTCTACGGCACTGAGTTTCGGCTCAAAGCACTCAGTCTGGCAG CCACCTCAGATGAGGAGATGATGATGTGGGTGAAGGGCTTGAACTGGCTGGCGACCGATACGCTAAGCTCCCCCACACCCCTGCAGATAGAgag GTGGCTGAGAAAACAGTTTTACGCAGTGGATCGTAACAGAGAAGACAG AATTTCCTGTAAGGATCTGAAAAGCATGCTGTGCCAGGTCAACTACAGAGTTCCCAATATGAGGTTCTTACGAGAGAAACTTCCG GACGGAGAGCTGAGGAATGGAGATGTATCTTACAGTCATTTCGCCCAGTTGTACCGCAGCCTGATGTTTGACGCGCAGAAATCA aTGGAGATTCCACTGCTGCAGAG GCTTATTGAGAGACCGGAGCAGAAGATCTCACTGGAGGACTTCCAGAGCTTCCTGATCGAACACCAGAAG gAGCTCTGGGCTACAGACAATAACAAGGTGCAGGAGTTCATGTTCCACTACCTGAAGGATCCTCTGCGAGAGATCGAGCAGCCTTACTTTCATCAGGACGAG CTGCTCACGTACCTGTTCTCAAAAGAGAACACTATCTGGGACTCAGAGCTTGATCAGGTGAGGCCGGAGGACATGAGCAACCCCCTGTCCCACTACTGGATCTCCTCATCCCACAACAC CTACCTGACGGGAGACCAGTTTTCCAGTGAGTCGTCTCTGGAGGCGTACGCCCGCTGTCTGCGCATGGGCTGCAGATGCATCGAGT TGGACTGCTGGGACGGTCCTGAAGGGATGCCTGTTATCTACCACGGTCACACCCTCACCACCAAGATCAAGTTCAACGATGTGCTTAACACCATCAAAGAACATGCCTTCGTTacgtctga CTATCCCATCATCCTCTCCATCGAGGACCACTGCAGCATTGTCCAGCAGAGGAACATGGCCACCTTCTTTAAGAAGGTGTTTGGAGAAATGCTCCTGACGAAAGCGGTGGACATCTCCGCCGACGGTCTCCCTTCGCCCAATCAGCTCAAGAGGAAGATTCTGATCAAG CACAAGAAATTAGCCGAGGGAAGCGCGTACGAAGAGGTCTCGTCTTCAACGCCCTACTCTGAGAACGACATCAGCAACTCCATCAAGAATGGCATCCTGTACCTGGAGGATCCCATCAACCAC GAGTGGTATCCTCACTTCTTTGTTCTGACCAGCAATAAGATCTATTACTCTGAAGAGACATCCAGTAATCAAGGGAACGAGGATGAAGAGGAGCACAGAGAG ATCTGTAACGGCATGGACCAGCACGTGACGGAGAAGTGGTTTCACGGGAAACTGGGAGCGGGACGTGACGGGCGTCAGATCGCAGAACGGCTGCTGTCGGAGTACTGTCTGGAGACCGGTGCGCCGGACGGATCCTTCCTGGTGCGGGAGAGCGAGACCTTCGTGGGCGACTACACTCTCTCCTTCTG GCGGTCCGGTCGGGTTCAGCACTGCAGGATTCACTCTCGGCAGGAAGCCGGCAGCCCCAAGTTCTACCTGACGGATAACCTGGTGTTCGACACTCTGTTCGCCCTCATCACACATTACCAGCAGGTGCCTCTGCGCTGCAACGAGTTTGAGATGAAGCTGACCGAGCCGGTGCCTCAGACCAACGCTCACGAGAGCAAAGA GTGGTATCACGCGTCCCTGTCCCGGAGTCAAGCGGAAAACATGCTGATGAGAGTCCCGCGTGACGGGGCTTTCCTCGTAAGGAAGAGAACGGAAGTCAACTCGTTCGCCATTTCCTTCCG GGCCGAGGGCAAGATAAAGCACTGCCGCGTGCAGCAGGAGGGGCAGACCGTGGTGTTGGGCACCTCCGAGTTCGACAGTTTAGTCGATTTAATCAGTTACTACGAGAAACATCCGCTGTACCGGAAGATGAAGCTGCGCTACCCCATCAACGAGGAAACACTGGAGAAGATCGGCACCGCT GAGCCTGATTATGGATCTCTGTATGAGGGACGTAACCCTGGGTTTTATGTGGAAGCCAATCAGATGCCCACGTTTAAG tgcacAGTACGAGCCATGTACGAATACAAAGCCCAGCGTGATGATGAACTTTCCTTCAGTAAGAACGCCATCATTCAGAACGTGGACAAACAGGAAGGAGGCTG GTGGAAGGGAGACTATGGAGGGAAGAAGCAGCTGTGGTTCCCTGCGAATTACGTTGAGGAAATCAGCCCGACAGCCGTGGAGCCCGACCGATCA CAGGCTACAGAGAACAGTCCTCTGGGAGATCTCCTGAGAGGAAGTGTGGACGTGTCTTCCTGTCAGatcg TGGTCCGGCCCGAAGGGAAGGGCAGCAGACAGTTCGTCTTCTCTCTGGTGCCTGTGGCTTCGCCTCGCACCGGCCCGGTGCTGGACATCGCCGCCAGCTCACAGGAGGAGCTGAAGGACTGGGTGGTGAAGATCCGCGAGGTCACCATGACCTCTGAAGCCAAG CTTGAGGAGGGTAAAATGAtggagagaagaaagaagatTGCTCTCGAGCTGTCGGACCTCGTCATCTACTGCCGACCGGTTCCTTTCGACGAAGACA AGATCGGAACGGAGAGGGCCTGTTTCCGGGACATGTCCTCGTTTCCCGAGACCAAAGCGGAGAAGTACGTGAACCGAATCAAAGGGAAGAAGTTCCTGCAGTACAACCGCCTGCAGCTCTCTCGGATCTACCCCCGAGGCCAGCGCCTGGACTCGTCCAACTACGACCCCTTACCCATGTGGCTGTGCGGCAGTCAGCTGGTGGCCCTCAACTTCCAGACCGCAG ATAAGCCCATGCAGATGAACCAGGCGCTCTTCATGCTGAACGGCAAGAGCGGTTACGTGCTGCAGCCGTCCATCATGAGAGACGACAGCTTCGACCCGTTTGACCGGCACTCTCTGAGAGCAGTGGAGCCCATCACGCTCAGCATAGAG GTTTTGGGAGCGCGCCACCTGCCCAAACACGGCCGAGGTATCGTCTGCCCTCTCATCGAGATCGAAGTTTGCGGAGCAGAATATGACAACGCCAAGCAGAGGACTGACTCTGAAG CGGACAATGGTCTGAACCCCACCTGGCCCAAAAAACCCTTCCGGTTCACCGTCTGCAACCCTTCCTTTGCCTTCCTGCGCTTCGTGGTCTATGAAATCGACATGTTCAATGACCAGAACTTTCTCGCCCAGGCAACGTTCCCCATCAACTGCCTCAAAACAG GCTACCGGTCGGTCCCGCTGAAGAACAGCTACAGTGAGGATCTGGAGCTGGCGTCTCTGCTGGTGCACATGGACATCGTCAGAGGACGG CATGAGAACGGCGAGATGCTCAGTCCGTTCTCGACGGCGGGGGCGATGGCCATGGCCATGCAGGTGGGCCGGGAGCGGATGGGGGACACCAGCTCCACCTCTTCCACGTCCTCCATGTCCCCGCTGCCCTCGTCCCCGGGCCAGGCGCTGGGGTATCGCGGCCGGGAGGGCTCGTTCGAGGCCCGCTACCAGTCTCCGCTCGATGACTTCAGAGTGTCCCAGGAGGCGCTGTTGGACCACGAGAACAGGAG GCTCCGCAGGGCTCGCGTCAGCGCTGATAACCGAGCGTAA
- the plcg1 gene encoding 1-phosphatidylinositol 4,5-bisphosphate phosphodiesterase gamma-1 isoform X2 — protein sequence MAATAGFSSNGPVPWTLSDTEVNNLYRDLELGTVLTLFYSKKSQRPERRTFQVKLETRQIIWTRGTDKIEGEIDIREIKEIRMGQKSRDFERYVEDSTARPEQAYCFVILYGTEFRLKALSLAATSDEEMMMWVKGLNWLATDTLSSPTPLQIERWLRKQFYAVDRNREDRISCKDLKSMLCQVNYRVPNMRFLREKLPDGELRNGDVSYSHFAQLYRSLMFDAQKSMEIPLLQRLIERPEQKISLEDFQSFLIEHQKELWATDNNKVQEFMFHYLKDPLREIEQPYFHQDELLTYLFSKENTIWDSELDQVRPEDMSNPLSHYWISSSHNTYLTGDQFSSESSLEAYARCLRMGCRCIELDCWDGPEGMPVIYHGHTLTTKIKFNDVLNTIKEHAFVTSDYPIILSIEDHCSIVQQRNMATFFKKVFGEMLLTKAVDISADGLPSPNQLKRKILIKHKKLAEGSAYEEVSSSTPYSENDISNSIKNGILYLEDPINHEWYPHFFVLTSNKIYYSEETSSNQGNEDEEEHREICNGMDQHVTEKWFHGKLGAGRDGRQIAERLLSEYCLETGAPDGSFLVRESETFVGDYTLSFWRSGRVQHCRIHSRQEAGSPKFYLTDNLVFDTLFALITHYQQVPLRCNEFEMKLTEPVPQTNAHESKEWYHASLSRSQAENMLMRVPRDGAFLVRKRTEVNSFAISFRAEGKIKHCRVQQEGQTVVLGTSEFDSLVDLISYYEKHPLYRKMKLRYPINEETLEKIGTAEPDYGSLYEGRNPGFYVEANQMPTFKCTVRAMYEYKAQRDDELSFSKNAIIQNVDKQEGGWWKGDYGGKKQLWFPANYVEEISPTAVEPDRSATENSPLGDLLRGSVDVSSCQIVVRPEGKGSRQFVFSLVPVASPRTGPVLDIAASSQEELKDWVVKIREVTMTSEAKLEEGKMMERRKKIALELSDLVIYCRPVPFDEDKIGTERACFRDMSSFPETKAEKYVNRIKGKKFLQYNRLQLSRIYPRGQRLDSSNYDPLPMWLCGSQLVALNFQTADKPMQMNQALFMLNGKSGYVLQPSIMRDDSFDPFDRHSLRAVEPITLSIEVLGARHLPKHGRGIVCPLIEIEVCGAEYDNAKQRTDSEADNGLNPTWPKKPFRFTVCNPSFAFLRFVVYEIDMFNDQNFLAQATFPINCLKTGYRSVPLKNSYSEDLELASLLVHMDIVRGRHENGEMLSPFSTAGAMAMAMQVGRERMGDTSSTSSTSSMSPLPSSPGQALGYRGREGSFEARYQSPLDDFRVSQEALLDHENRRLRRARVSADNRA from the exons TTGATATTCGGGAGATTAAAGAGATCCGCATGGGTCAGAAGTCACGAGACTTTGAGCGTTATGTGGAGGACTCGACCGCCCGACCCGAACAGGCCTACTGCTTCGTCATCCTCTACGGCACTGAGTTTCGGCTCAAAGCACTCAGTCTGGCAG CCACCTCAGATGAGGAGATGATGATGTGGGTGAAGGGCTTGAACTGGCTGGCGACCGATACGCTAAGCTCCCCCACACCCCTGCAGATAGAgag GTGGCTGAGAAAACAGTTTTACGCAGTGGATCGTAACAGAGAAGACAG AATTTCCTGTAAGGATCTGAAAAGCATGCTGTGCCAGGTCAACTACAGAGTTCCCAATATGAGGTTCTTACGAGAGAAACTTCCG GACGGAGAGCTGAGGAATGGAGATGTATCTTACAGTCATTTCGCCCAGTTGTACCGCAGCCTGATGTTTGACGCGCAGAAATCA aTGGAGATTCCACTGCTGCAGAG GCTTATTGAGAGACCGGAGCAGAAGATCTCACTGGAGGACTTCCAGAGCTTCCTGATCGAACACCAGAAG gAGCTCTGGGCTACAGACAATAACAAGGTGCAGGAGTTCATGTTCCACTACCTGAAGGATCCTCTGCGAGAGATCGAGCAGCCTTACTTTCATCAGGACGAG CTGCTCACGTACCTGTTCTCAAAAGAGAACACTATCTGGGACTCAGAGCTTGATCAGGTGAGGCCGGAGGACATGAGCAACCCCCTGTCCCACTACTGGATCTCCTCATCCCACAACAC CTACCTGACGGGAGACCAGTTTTCCAGTGAGTCGTCTCTGGAGGCGTACGCCCGCTGTCTGCGCATGGGCTGCAGATGCATCGAGT TGGACTGCTGGGACGGTCCTGAAGGGATGCCTGTTATCTACCACGGTCACACCCTCACCACCAAGATCAAGTTCAACGATGTGCTTAACACCATCAAAGAACATGCCTTCGTTacgtctga CTATCCCATCATCCTCTCCATCGAGGACCACTGCAGCATTGTCCAGCAGAGGAACATGGCCACCTTCTTTAAGAAGGTGTTTGGAGAAATGCTCCTGACGAAAGCGGTGGACATCTCCGCCGACGGTCTCCCTTCGCCCAATCAGCTCAAGAGGAAGATTCTGATCAAG CACAAGAAATTAGCCGAGGGAAGCGCGTACGAAGAGGTCTCGTCTTCAACGCCCTACTCTGAGAACGACATCAGCAACTCCATCAAGAATGGCATCCTGTACCTGGAGGATCCCATCAACCAC GAGTGGTATCCTCACTTCTTTGTTCTGACCAGCAATAAGATCTATTACTCTGAAGAGACATCCAGTAATCAAGGGAACGAGGATGAAGAGGAGCACAGAGAG ATCTGTAACGGCATGGACCAGCACGTGACGGAGAAGTGGTTTCACGGGAAACTGGGAGCGGGACGTGACGGGCGTCAGATCGCAGAACGGCTGCTGTCGGAGTACTGTCTGGAGACCGGTGCGCCGGACGGATCCTTCCTGGTGCGGGAGAGCGAGACCTTCGTGGGCGACTACACTCTCTCCTTCTG GCGGTCCGGTCGGGTTCAGCACTGCAGGATTCACTCTCGGCAGGAAGCCGGCAGCCCCAAGTTCTACCTGACGGATAACCTGGTGTTCGACACTCTGTTCGCCCTCATCACACATTACCAGCAGGTGCCTCTGCGCTGCAACGAGTTTGAGATGAAGCTGACCGAGCCGGTGCCTCAGACCAACGCTCACGAGAGCAAAGA GTGGTATCACGCGTCCCTGTCCCGGAGTCAAGCGGAAAACATGCTGATGAGAGTCCCGCGTGACGGGGCTTTCCTCGTAAGGAAGAGAACGGAAGTCAACTCGTTCGCCATTTCCTTCCG GGCCGAGGGCAAGATAAAGCACTGCCGCGTGCAGCAGGAGGGGCAGACCGTGGTGTTGGGCACCTCCGAGTTCGACAGTTTAGTCGATTTAATCAGTTACTACGAGAAACATCCGCTGTACCGGAAGATGAAGCTGCGCTACCCCATCAACGAGGAAACACTGGAGAAGATCGGCACCGCT GAGCCTGATTATGGATCTCTGTATGAGGGACGTAACCCTGGGTTTTATGTGGAAGCCAATCAGATGCCCACGTTTAAG tgcacAGTACGAGCCATGTACGAATACAAAGCCCAGCGTGATGATGAACTTTCCTTCAGTAAGAACGCCATCATTCAGAACGTGGACAAACAGGAAGGAGGCTG GTGGAAGGGAGACTATGGAGGGAAGAAGCAGCTGTGGTTCCCTGCGAATTACGTTGAGGAAATCAGCCCGACAGCCGTGGAGCCCGACCGATCA GCTACAGAGAACAGTCCTCTGGGAGATCTCCTGAGAGGAAGTGTGGACGTGTCTTCCTGTCAGatcg TGGTCCGGCCCGAAGGGAAGGGCAGCAGACAGTTCGTCTTCTCTCTGGTGCCTGTGGCTTCGCCTCGCACCGGCCCGGTGCTGGACATCGCCGCCAGCTCACAGGAGGAGCTGAAGGACTGGGTGGTGAAGATCCGCGAGGTCACCATGACCTCTGAAGCCAAG CTTGAGGAGGGTAAAATGAtggagagaagaaagaagatTGCTCTCGAGCTGTCGGACCTCGTCATCTACTGCCGACCGGTTCCTTTCGACGAAGACA AGATCGGAACGGAGAGGGCCTGTTTCCGGGACATGTCCTCGTTTCCCGAGACCAAAGCGGAGAAGTACGTGAACCGAATCAAAGGGAAGAAGTTCCTGCAGTACAACCGCCTGCAGCTCTCTCGGATCTACCCCCGAGGCCAGCGCCTGGACTCGTCCAACTACGACCCCTTACCCATGTGGCTGTGCGGCAGTCAGCTGGTGGCCCTCAACTTCCAGACCGCAG ATAAGCCCATGCAGATGAACCAGGCGCTCTTCATGCTGAACGGCAAGAGCGGTTACGTGCTGCAGCCGTCCATCATGAGAGACGACAGCTTCGACCCGTTTGACCGGCACTCTCTGAGAGCAGTGGAGCCCATCACGCTCAGCATAGAG GTTTTGGGAGCGCGCCACCTGCCCAAACACGGCCGAGGTATCGTCTGCCCTCTCATCGAGATCGAAGTTTGCGGAGCAGAATATGACAACGCCAAGCAGAGGACTGACTCTGAAG CGGACAATGGTCTGAACCCCACCTGGCCCAAAAAACCCTTCCGGTTCACCGTCTGCAACCCTTCCTTTGCCTTCCTGCGCTTCGTGGTCTATGAAATCGACATGTTCAATGACCAGAACTTTCTCGCCCAGGCAACGTTCCCCATCAACTGCCTCAAAACAG GCTACCGGTCGGTCCCGCTGAAGAACAGCTACAGTGAGGATCTGGAGCTGGCGTCTCTGCTGGTGCACATGGACATCGTCAGAGGACGG CATGAGAACGGCGAGATGCTCAGTCCGTTCTCGACGGCGGGGGCGATGGCCATGGCCATGCAGGTGGGCCGGGAGCGGATGGGGGACACCAGCTCCACCTCTTCCACGTCCTCCATGTCCCCGCTGCCCTCGTCCCCGGGCCAGGCGCTGGGGTATCGCGGCCGGGAGGGCTCGTTCGAGGCCCGCTACCAGTCTCCGCTCGATGACTTCAGAGTGTCCCAGGAGGCGCTGTTGGACCACGAGAACAGGAG GCTCCGCAGGGCTCGCGTCAGCGCTGATAACCGAGCGTAA